The Myxosarcina sp. GI1 genome includes a window with the following:
- a CDS encoding DUF433 domain-containing protein, protein MKLDRITSNPARMNGQPCIRNLRLTVRRVIELIATYPDRQELYQEFPELDEEDIFQALVFASTYLDDRQIEFSEPYETSA, encoded by the coding sequence ATGAAACTCGATCGCATTACTAGCAATCCTGCCCGTATGAACGGACAACCTTGTATCCGCAACCTCCGCCTGACCGTCCGCCGTGTCATCGAGCTAATCGCTACCTACCCCGACCGCCAAGAACTCTATCAGGAGTTTCCCGAACTCGACGAAGAAGACATATTTCAAGCTTTAGTTTTCGCTTCTACTTATTTAGATGACCGTCAGATCGAATTCTCCGAGCCTTATGAGACTTCTGCTTGA